The sequence GTTGATGGTCCGTCAATGAAGGACTGGAGAGGTGGAAGAGCTGCTTCATTCAATATTATTCCTAGTAGTACTGGAGCTGCAAAGGTACGTGTTATGAATTACTATTTACATAATGTAATTGATGGGATCATCTTCGAACTGGAAAGTTCGGTATTCCATATTTGGCCAATTTGAATAAAATGCAAATACCGTTTGCCGCAAAACTAAGGTACATGTTTCAGCAGTTGTACGCACTCACACCTGTATGAATACTTGAATGTGATGATAATCTTTGTCCACCTGGTGTAATGTTCCTTAATACTTATTGGTCGGTTTTACATTATGCAATATTCTTTATTTCATTTATGTGCACAGGCCGTTGGGAAAGTACTTCCTGCCCTGAATGGGAAGCTTACCGGAATGGCTTTCCGTGTTCCAACTGTTGATGTTTCAGTGGTTGACCTAACTGCAAGGCTCGAAAAAGCAGCCTCCTATGATGAAATTAAAGCCGCTATCAAGTAATGATCCTTCAATCTTGTGAAACCAAATTCCTCAATGATTTGTAAAGGAGGCTTCATTCCATTTACTGAATATTTGATATACACGGGCGATTTAACTGTTTTATAGGGAGGAGTCTGAGGGCAAATTGAAGGGTATCCTGGGATACACAGAAGATGATGTGGTGTCCACTGACTTTGTTGGTGATTGTAGGTAAGGACTCGGGATTTACTTCCTTCTTGTTGCTTGTTTAGCTAATGATTTATCAGTTTCTTTTTAGCCTTTAGCAACGTTGTTTGAAGTTAAGCCTACAAGGTCTTAATTTCCTAGAAACTCGTCGTTGTCTTGTTTCTTCTCTCGTAAAATTGACTATTTTATTTACTCACCCTTTCCCTTGGTTATTTCCCCAAGTAGGTGCATATTTTTCTGAAGTCTTTAATCTTTTCACCCCTCTATTTGTTATATGACACTGCCACATACGTTATGAATTGGATTCGGAATAGGTCCAGCATATTTGATGCCAAGGCCGGAATCGCCCTTAACGGAAACTTCGTGAAAGTTGTCTCTTGGTATGACAACGAATGGGGTTACAGGTACATATCATGAAGAAAAGATATTTTCCCCCGTTTATTCTAACTTTGGACTATATGTTGGATGCAATACTAATGTACTACACTGTCACAGCAACCGTGTGATTGACTTGGTTCGGCACATGGCAAAGTCTGCTTGAGCCTGTTTGGAGGAGGTTTTCCACATTGATTTTCTACATCACTCCATTTTGATCAGATACAGAGGAGTTATGTTTCGGAATAATTGAGTTTATGAGGGACTTGccattttttgtttcttttttcccGTGTTAACATTTGTTGAACATGATCTATTTAGCTATTTGAGTGTGAGATtgttttaggcttttaattgtGGTTCTAATTTGTGGTTTATTTGGTATTTCAACCTTGGAGGACGCGGTGAGTCCAAACGGTGATCGGGCTGAGTTCAACATATCCTTGGTATCTCTTATCCTAAGACTAAGATAGTATATTGTGAGTCGTTTTCATGAATCTTTATTCACAAAAATAGTAAATTTTGTCAatgttaacaataaaaaaaataaaattttttattggtgacttaaataaaatattcgtctCATAACCAGCTTACAAGAATTTTAGCGAAGAAAACTAATTTCAAATactacaaaatttatatattaatggaTCGTGACATACATGATACATATGTTTcatagaaaaattaaaaaatgaattagTTTTTCccaaaagaatttaaaatgaaagttattaattttttaaatttgaaattataagagaaaaaacaaaatatatgaaaaatatgatatataaaGTTGGATGGTCAAAGGTGTTTTGAGAATTATAAAAACGCTTAAACTAAATATGTAAATTCAACGATATCATAATTTACGAAATCAATACGAGTTCAAAGACTTTGATCTAGATTGATTATATCACTCACCTTTACAAAGAGCACTCACTTGCTAATTTGCTATAGACTTTAACACATATCTTTCTTTATTGCAGATATATGGTAAACATGAATTCGAATCATTGCCAGTTAATTACCGATGATTACGTACCAGATACTGAATGATCGTGCACCAAGGTAAGTTACTTTACGACGTTTTGTTTGAAAAGATTGTGATCTGATATGCGTTGCAAATGAATCGAGGCtgcacacaaatttttttcgtccgattgaaataatatttgattcGCATTCTAAATTATCGAACTGCGAGTTCAAACATGAATTTCTAACATAGCTCAAACATTTGCATAATAGAACTCAGTTCACAAAATATTGAAGTgtaataaaccataaaattttcaaccaagcatattataacacaaaaactcaccaTCTCACGTATACTATGAATAAAGTTTTTCATATGTAGTATCCATCAGACAACTAACTCACATGCAGAAAAAGCCTACTCACCAACCATTTTCTGCATTTTTTTCTTCAAGAGTGTATGGTAGTCCTGTTCCGACAGAGACAACATTTGATTCAGAAGCAGCTTGATGCTGTGTTTCCTCATAATCTCATACCTAGGTTTGATCCTATCTTCTAAACTGTAGCCGAAATACTGCGGAAATTTGATTAGTTCAGACTTTGGATACACCATGGTCAGAAAAAAGTCCCACTTTGGTGTCACGTTATCCGACAAGCTAAAAGTATACAACGTCCCATATCGCGATATCATTGTCGTGACATCCCCCAAACTATATCCTCTGtccaagaaaaattgagtcatggGCTTCAAATTAGCCTCAATGCTGAGACCAAATGTTTGAGGAGATCGTTGGAGAAGAAGTGCGACATTAACCTCCAAAGACTCGAAATACTCGGCCGCGGGGCGTAACTTTTCCTGCACACTATAACTTATAATATTCGGGCAGCGAGTAATAATCTTACCTACATTCTCAGCAGAGAGGCCCTTCTCATAAAGAAAATCCACAgttgatttaagttttgatCTGCTGTAGGTGAGAAGCGGAGGGAAGCGGTATATTACTTTTGCCCATTGCTTCTTATCAACACCAAGCTCCTCGAGATATTCCATGGTGGGAATCAAATTTCCTGTGAGGCTAATTCCACACAGTTGAGGTCTTTTACTCAGGATGCCTGGGATGTCTACTTTTGGCACGCCTAGATCGAGAAGAAATTCAATGACAGGCTTGATTTTCCCGTCCAAACTATAGTAAGCGAATGCTGGGAATTTGCGTGTAACTTCTCTAATTGCTTCAAGTTCCATACCAAGCTCTAAAAGGTAGACAATGTGCGGAGGAAGCTTCCCTGTTGGGCTAATGTCACTAACTCGAGCCAGGGCTTTTAACTTCTTAGAGTTGAGAGTAGAAATAGATGTAGCAGAAGTTTCTACCAATGGTTGTTTCTGAACAATTTCTTTAGTATTTTTCTTTACAGGAGATGGATGGTTGGGAAAGCTTTCAACAAAATCTACCAAAATTGATCCATACTCCTCAAGGAGTGTCTCAAGGTACGGGTTAAGAGCGTCCCTGATCTCAAGAGTTGTGAGTTCCCGACCTGAAGCAGGAATATAAAAAGCcttaacaaaacaaaacaataagTTTCAAGAGTGTTTAGAGAGAACCAGAAATAAGAAACCGAACCCACTAAGTAGCGAGACTTGTGAACGGAGTGAAGCTGCGACAGCAGGTGATCAATAAAACCATCCGACTTGTTTATGGTTCTTGCTGCCAGCACACTGCTTAAACCTAGTTTCTTCAAGAATAAGCTCAATACAGCCTTTGCTTCTTCCTTTTCGGCTGCTAACAAGGTTTGAGGCACAACCCTTGCTCTAAATGATCCATCTAACCCAGATTCAGCTTCCAACCAAAAGAGATTCCACAATGTTATATTACAAAGAAAAGGTGAATATCTGCATGCAACTTTATGGAGGATGCCAATAATGATAATAAGATCTTACAGTATTTTGCTCGAGAAAAGAAAAACTTTTGAGGAACCAGGGCTTGAGTCCTGCAGGTGATAAAGATGGTTAAATGGATGTCACCAATCTAGGATAGGTAGCTATAGGATGCTCAAATTGTAcaattgaactattttactttaTAACAGTGTTGCAAAGCCTACGCTAAAATCGGCGAGACCATTCCACTTAATTATAGCTGATTTTTTTGAATCCATGGAGATATAATTCTAATTAAGGTCGTGCTCACCCAAGTTGCCCAGAGAGTAACACTTCAAAAGTTTAGTTCTTTGTTTATCTTCTTCATCTTGCTGGTATTCATATCAAACAGAAGGTGTGCAACAGGTTCTACTATCGACAGCCACTATAGTGCAAAACATAAACAACCACAAAAGAAAGGGGAAAAGGGGTGCAAACCCAGACCATTTCCACAACTTTGCATCAACCCATCCACAGGATTACTGACACAGAAAAGCCCAAAAAAAAATGGGAACTTGAAGTTACGTTGTATCAAGAATCTACACTGagcaaaaaaacaaaacaaaacccTGCTCCGTTCTTTGAAATTACCAAATATTCACAACCCAAAAAACAATAACCCATAAATGTGTTAGAGGGAAGCAAAGACTGCACCTTGAGCGGAGAAAGGTTGTTCTTGAGAGAAACGGGTGTCCTGAGGACCTAGAAAGAGCAAAGGCTTTCATTGTTTGGCGAAAGGGTAAAAATTTGGGAATTTGACAGTGAAAAAATTTGAGTGGAGAAGAAACTGAAAGGGGCTTTGGCTTTCGGGTGCTTACCCTTTACTGCACTCGTGACCACAAGTCCTGTAAATTGGGATTTAAGTCATTAGTTGAACTTTCGTATCTAATGAGAGGTGAAAGCATGCGGTTCCGTCGTTAATTTGCAAACAATTTTGAACTCAAATTTTTAGTTTATAATAGATGAGAATGCGAAAGTCATAATGGCTAAATCATTTAGATGGTAGATATTCgagatcaaaatattattatccCGATTATTAAGTAATAGATTCAAGCTCTGCCCACGGTCCATGTGTATACAAAACAGAGTTACAATATATTCATATTATTGATCTATGATGTTTTTGTCCACTTTTACTGGTTCCTCAGATTACAGGTGTTTACCAGGCAGACTAATTTGGGATAAATTTATAATCATGTGGATAAGATAATTTTGCAATCTTCATTAACAATACTAGTAATATACCTAAGTACTAGGATCTCGATTCATTTTGCCTTAAAAAGAACACAAATCGCAATTCTCGAGTCATGTATCCCAGCAACACATTGCACACACCCACACGTATAAATCTCATGAATCCTTGAGTGAGTCCCAGAAGCAAACTGGCATACATTGCTCCTCGTAAGAAAAATCATTAAGCAATCAAATGGCTTCGAACGGCCATAATTTCCTGCTCAATTTGGCTGTCTCCGGTTACTTTTTGCTGATGTTAGCACACCTCCCTCGTCAGGCATTCTCCGGCCGAAGTCTTCCACTGGGTTTTGGGCAGCCACCGGAAGCTTTGTGTGCCGCCGCAATCAACTCACTTGGTTACAAGTGTCAAGAATTTGAGGTGATGATGACTGGGATCCATTCATttgcatatatatttttattttgaaacgaATTTGAAAAACGACATTTTTGTAACCTTTTTCAGGCGATAACTGATGATGGATACATACTAAGCGTTCAAAGGATTCCTGAGGGCCGGGCTGGTGGAAGAGGC comes from Primulina huaijiensis isolate GDHJ02 chromosome 17, ASM1229523v2, whole genome shotgun sequence and encodes:
- the LOC140963059 gene encoding transcription termination factor MTERF5, chloroplastic-like, whose product is MKAFALSRSSGHPFLSRTTFLRSRTQALVPQKFFFSRAKYSESGLDGSFRARVVPQTLLAAEKEEAKAVLSLFLKKLGLSSVLAARTINKSDGFIDHLLSQLHSVHKSRYLVGRELTTLEIRDALNPYLETLLEEYGSILVDFVESFPNHPSPVKKNTKEIVQKQPLVETSATSISTLNSKKLKALARVSDISPTGKLPPHIVYLLELGMELEAIREVTRKFPAFAYYSLDGKIKPVIEFLLDLGVPKVDIPGILSKRPQLCGISLTGNLIPTMEYLEELGVDKKQWAKVIYRFPPLLTYSRSKLKSTVDFLYEKGLSAENVGKIITRCPNIISYSVQEKLRPAAEYFESLEVNVALLLQRSPQTFGLSIEANLKPMTQFFLDRGYSLGDVTTMISRYGTLYTFSLSDNVTPKWDFFLTMVYPKSELIKFPQYFGYSLEDRIKPRYEIMRKHSIKLLLNQMLSLSEQDYHTLLKKKMQKMVGE